Proteins encoded by one window of Dietzia sp. B32:
- a CDS encoding aldehyde dehydrogenase — protein MRTILAPGSGTPLGTITPVTVDEVTGIVAAATAAAGDWAAASPRQRCDLLLAAAEDLAAEADALAEAHSRESGKILPQARHEVRGAIGLLRRNAEIALSSAGALAPTGALPGGEQDLTWVERVPLGVVVAVLPFNFPIELAIEKAGAALAAGNVVIVKLPPQNPLATSAALEVLERRLPVGVLQQVDADTPASAALCAAEGVHAVSLTGSVGAGVAVAEATAGQLRLLHLELGGNGAAIVRADADLDLVVSETLRGRLLMNGQACAATKRVIAHRSVAAELTERLTAAFGEIEPADPLSEGARLGPLIDAGAAARVEQQVQRVIAQGGTRTTGRAPDGAWFAPTVLADVPAEAAVMHDDEIFGPVVPVSVVDTDEQALALAGATRLRLTAAVFTADLQAALAMAPRLDFGGIVVNGTNNYRPPVVPFGGVDLAGAGREGPGWTLDELTRTRFIALRGVRPAGVAPVPRGRD, from the coding sequence ATGAGGACGATCCTCGCACCCGGTTCGGGCACCCCGCTCGGGACCATCACCCCGGTCACCGTCGATGAGGTGACCGGGATCGTCGCCGCGGCCACGGCCGCGGCCGGCGACTGGGCGGCGGCCTCCCCCCGGCAGCGGTGCGACCTGCTCCTCGCCGCCGCCGAGGACCTCGCCGCGGAGGCCGACGCCCTGGCCGAGGCCCACTCCCGTGAGTCCGGCAAGATCCTCCCGCAGGCCCGGCACGAAGTCCGCGGGGCGATCGGACTCCTGCGCCGCAACGCCGAGATCGCGCTGTCCTCCGCCGGGGCGCTCGCACCCACCGGTGCGCTCCCCGGCGGGGAGCAGGACCTCACCTGGGTCGAGCGGGTCCCGCTCGGCGTGGTGGTGGCGGTGCTGCCCTTCAACTTCCCGATCGAGCTGGCGATCGAGAAGGCCGGGGCCGCCCTCGCCGCCGGCAACGTGGTGATCGTCAAGCTGCCGCCCCAGAACCCGCTCGCCACGAGCGCGGCCCTGGAGGTGCTCGAGCGGCGCCTGCCCGTCGGCGTGCTCCAGCAGGTGGACGCCGACACCCCCGCCTCGGCAGCGCTCTGCGCGGCCGAGGGGGTGCACGCCGTGTCCCTCACCGGATCGGTCGGGGCCGGCGTCGCCGTGGCCGAGGCCACCGCCGGTCAGCTGCGTCTGCTGCATCTGGAACTGGGGGGCAACGGGGCCGCGATCGTGCGGGCTGACGCCGACCTGGACCTGGTCGTCAGCGAGACCCTCCGCGGGCGGCTGCTCATGAACGGACAGGCCTGCGCGGCCACCAAGCGCGTCATCGCGCACCGGTCGGTCGCCGCGGAGCTCACCGAGCGGCTCACCGCCGCGTTCGGCGAGATCGAACCGGCCGATCCGTTGTCCGAGGGAGCCCGTCTCGGTCCCCTCATCGACGCCGGTGCCGCGGCCCGCGTCGAGCAGCAGGTCCAGCGGGTGATCGCCCAGGGCGGCACCCGGACCACCGGCAGGGCCCCGGACGGTGCCTGGTTCGCCCCCACCGTCCTGGCCGACGTGCCTGCGGAGGCGGCGGTGATGCACGACGACGAGATCTTCGGACCCGTCGTCCCCGTCAGCGTCGTCGACACCGACGAACAGGCCCTGGCCCTGGCCGGGGCCACCCGCCTGCGCCTCACCGCAGCGGTCTTCACCGCCGACCTGCAGGCGGCGTTGGCCATGGCACCCCGCCTCGACTTCGGCGGCATCGTGGTCAACGGCACCAACAACTACCGACCCCCCGTCGTGCCGTTCGGCGGGGTGGACCTGGCCGGAGCCGGCCGGGAGGGACCGGGATGGACCCTCGACGAACTCACCCGGACCCGATTCATCGCCCTGCGCGGGGTGAGACCAGCGGGTGTGGCGCCCGTGCCGCGTGGTCGTGACTGA
- a CDS encoding molybdenum cofactor biosynthesis protein MoaE — MSDSGPLVDITDRVIDPREVEKSVWTSADGAMVTFSGVVRDHDGGRGGVLDIEYSAHPTARDTLARLCDEVAAEHSARVSAVHRVGVLPVGEVAVVVVAVAPHRAEAFAACSELIERLKHGVPIWKRQRFTDGVSEWVGVGDC; from the coding sequence ATGAGCGACTCCGGTCCACTCGTGGACATCACCGACCGGGTGATCGACCCGCGCGAGGTCGAGAAGAGCGTGTGGACCAGCGCCGACGGCGCGATGGTGACGTTCTCCGGTGTGGTGCGCGATCACGACGGCGGCCGGGGCGGCGTGCTGGACATCGAGTACTCCGCCCACCCCACCGCCCGCGACACCCTCGCCCGGCTCTGCGACGAGGTCGCGGCGGAGCACTCGGCGCGCGTCTCCGCCGTCCACCGCGTGGGCGTGCTGCCGGTGGGCGAGGTCGCGGTGGTGGTGGTCGCTGTGGCTCCGCATCGGGCCGAGGCGTTCGCGGCGTGTTCGGAGCTCATCGAGCGGCTCAAGCACGGGGTGCCCATCTGGAAGCGGCAGCGCTTCACCGACGGCGTCTCCGAATGGGTGGGTGTCGGCGACTGCTGA
- a CDS encoding ABC transporter ATP-binding protein has translation MTSTTRPLVDFRQVGRSFGSVDALAPCDLKADRREFISIIGPSGCGKSTLLRLASGLDKPTTGSVEFSTDSVGYVFQDATLMPWRTVRANVGLMAELAGQPKAAVREAVDEALEVVGLADFGDHLPHQLSGGMRMRASLARSLVLQPEVFLFDEPFGALDEITRGRLNLVLMDLFLHGGFAGLFVTHSVEEAVFLSTRVVVMSARPGRIVGEFEIPFEYPRTLDLRYTPEFAELEGRVAQALEDAS, from the coding sequence ATGACATCGACCACGCGCCCCCTCGTCGACTTCCGTCAGGTAGGCCGCTCCTTCGGATCCGTGGACGCCCTCGCTCCGTGTGATCTGAAGGCTGATCGGCGGGAGTTCATCTCGATCATCGGCCCGTCCGGCTGCGGGAAATCCACGCTCCTGCGACTCGCGTCAGGCCTCGACAAGCCCACCACCGGCTCGGTGGAGTTCTCCACGGACAGCGTGGGGTACGTGTTCCAGGACGCGACCCTCATGCCGTGGCGCACGGTGCGCGCCAACGTCGGTCTCATGGCCGAGCTCGCCGGCCAGCCCAAGGCCGCGGTCCGCGAGGCTGTGGATGAGGCGCTGGAGGTCGTCGGCCTGGCCGACTTCGGCGACCACCTGCCGCACCAGCTCTCCGGCGGTATGCGGATGCGCGCGAGCCTCGCCCGGTCGCTCGTCCTCCAGCCCGAGGTGTTCCTCTTCGACGAGCCGTTCGGCGCACTCGACGAGATCACCCGCGGCCGACTCAACCTCGTCCTGATGGACCTGTTCCTGCACGGCGGGTTCGCCGGACTGTTCGTGACGCACTCCGTTGAAGAGGCCGTCTTCCTCTCCACCCGGGTCGTGGTGATGTCGGCCCGGCCCGGTCGCATCGTCGGCGAATTCGAGATCCCGTTCGAGTACCCGCGCACCCTGGACCTCCGCTACACCCCGGAGTTCGCCGAGCTGGAGGGCCGGGTCGCTCAAGCCCTGGAGGACGCGTCATGA
- a CDS encoding amidohydrolase — protein sequence MSESQPATEFLVRGRHVLTMAGLPPVSERVRSHRPQLHGVIPDGAVHVRDGEIEAVDSFAALRHRHPGLPVHGDGTGLVIPGLVSTHTHLSEALATGMGSELSLFEWGADIVGPLGLALTREIAAEGTALRSVEMLLSGVTTVNDMFCHGNVGSRASLGVVDGLERSGMRAVVSYGAEDVPIATLTDLSSDRILEDILAEQLDLAARAATAPLVTFRFGVGTMLGQSDELLAAGVDLCREHGWAVHTHLAEAREEITSSQHRWGRRTIAHAEHLGLFERPLIAGHCVWVTESDVATFARAGVAVAHNPVANMILASGVCPVPRLRAAGVPVGIGTDGAASNDSQDMLQAVKSAALLQKVHHLDALVIDAFDVLTMATIEGARALGLDDLIGSLEPGKRADIVLLQDTVDVSVLHDPVAQLVYGASPRSVRDVWVDGRQVVADHRCVTVDEATQIARCRPLIEQIGRDSGFIDSGLSVIA from the coding sequence ATGTCTGAGTCCCAGCCCGCCACCGAGTTCCTGGTCCGCGGCCGCCATGTCCTCACGATGGCCGGCCTGCCGCCGGTCTCCGAGCGCGTCCGCTCCCACCGGCCCCAGCTACACGGGGTCATCCCCGACGGTGCGGTCCATGTGCGGGACGGGGAAATCGAAGCCGTCGACAGCTTCGCCGCCCTACGGCACCGTCACCCCGGACTCCCCGTCCACGGCGACGGCACCGGGCTGGTGATCCCCGGCCTGGTCTCCACCCACACGCACCTGTCCGAGGCGCTGGCCACCGGGATGGGCTCGGAGCTGTCCCTGTTCGAGTGGGGCGCGGACATCGTGGGACCCCTCGGCCTCGCGCTGACCCGCGAGATCGCGGCCGAGGGCACCGCCCTGCGCTCGGTGGAGATGCTGCTCTCCGGCGTGACGACCGTGAACGACATGTTCTGCCACGGCAACGTGGGCTCCCGAGCGAGCCTCGGCGTCGTCGACGGCCTGGAGAGGTCCGGCATGCGCGCGGTGGTCTCCTACGGCGCCGAGGACGTCCCCATCGCCACCCTCACCGACCTCTCGTCGGACCGGATCCTCGAGGACATCCTCGCCGAACAGCTCGACCTCGCCGCGCGTGCGGCGACCGCGCCGCTCGTCACCTTCCGGTTCGGGGTGGGCACCATGCTCGGGCAGAGCGACGAGCTGCTCGCCGCCGGCGTCGACCTGTGCCGCGAGCACGGCTGGGCGGTCCACACCCACCTCGCCGAGGCGCGCGAGGAGATCACCTCGTCCCAGCACCGGTGGGGCCGGCGGACCATCGCCCACGCGGAGCACCTGGGCCTGTTCGAGCGTCCCCTCATCGCCGGCCACTGTGTGTGGGTGACCGAGTCCGACGTCGCGACGTTCGCCCGCGCGGGCGTCGCAGTGGCGCACAACCCGGTGGCCAACATGATCCTCGCGTCCGGCGTCTGCCCGGTCCCGCGGCTGCGGGCCGCCGGGGTCCCCGTGGGGATCGGGACCGACGGCGCGGCCTCCAACGACAGCCAGGACATGCTCCAGGCGGTCAAGTCCGCGGCGTTGCTGCAGAAGGTCCATCACCTCGACGCGTTGGTGATCGACGCGTTCGACGTCCTCACCATGGCGACGATCGAGGGGGCCCGCGCCCTCGGACTGGACGACCTCATCGGGTCGCTGGAGCCCGGCAAGCGGGCCGACATCGTCCTGCTCCAGGACACGGTCGACGTGTCGGTGCTCCACGACCCTGTCGCACAGCTGGTCTACGGCGCCTCGCCGCGGTCCGTCCGTGACG
- a CDS encoding ABC transporter permease, with amino-acid sequence MTEHRVAIPENTEVEDSAPWTPADAAPQTGAAPNPEQIATVETVAPVSTAATEEASGRDTRVLPKLRSAAITAFPPFMLLVAMLAVWYVISYQVLDADQKFLLPPPHEVISKGFLDPEVRADQLSALWVTSKAALIGLAVSIVLGLTLAIAMSQARWVERSVYPWAVFLQTVPILAIVPVIGFWFGYELFARVVVCVIISLFPLIINPLQGLLSADRGLHDLFTLAGSSPLTRLLKLQLPAAMPDVFVGLQSAAGLAVVGAVVGDFFFGRGATGLGLLLQRYSSRLASAEMLSTVLVACLLGLVAFWIFGILGRRIAGTWSPAWGKR; translated from the coding sequence ATGACCGAGCACAGAGTGGCCATCCCTGAGAACACCGAAGTCGAGGATTCCGCGCCGTGGACCCCTGCGGACGCTGCGCCGCAGACCGGTGCGGCACCGAACCCGGAGCAGATCGCGACAGTGGAGACCGTTGCCCCGGTGTCCACCGCCGCGACAGAGGAGGCGTCAGGACGCGACACGCGGGTCCTGCCGAAACTCCGCTCCGCCGCCATCACCGCCTTTCCGCCGTTCATGCTGCTGGTTGCGATGCTCGCCGTCTGGTACGTCATCAGCTACCAGGTCCTCGACGCCGACCAGAAGTTCCTACTCCCGCCCCCGCACGAGGTCATCAGCAAGGGCTTCCTCGACCCGGAGGTCCGCGCGGACCAACTCAGCGCGCTCTGGGTCACCTCCAAGGCCGCACTGATCGGTCTGGCCGTGTCGATCGTGCTCGGACTCACACTGGCCATCGCCATGTCCCAGGCCCGGTGGGTCGAGCGCTCGGTCTACCCCTGGGCGGTCTTCCTGCAGACGGTGCCGATCCTCGCAATCGTCCCCGTGATCGGCTTCTGGTTCGGCTACGAGTTGTTCGCCCGGGTCGTGGTCTGCGTGATCATCAGCCTGTTCCCGCTCATCATCAACCCTCTGCAGGGACTGCTGAGCGCCGACCGGGGCCTGCACGACCTGTTCACGCTCGCCGGGTCGAGCCCGCTGACGCGCCTGCTCAAACTTCAGCTCCCGGCGGCGATGCCCGACGTGTTCGTCGGCCTGCAGTCCGCCGCCGGTCTGGCAGTCGTGGGAGCGGTCGTGGGTGACTTCTTCTTCGGCCGCGGCGCCACCGGACTCGGACTGCTCCTGCAGCGCTACAGCTCCCGCCTGGCCTCCGCCGAGATGCTCTCCACCGTCCTCGTCGCCTGCCTCCTGGGCCTGGTCGCCTTCTGGATCTTCGGGATCCTCGGCCGCCGGATCGCGGGCACGTGGTCCCCGGCCTGGGGCAAGCGATGA
- a CDS encoding aspartate aminotransferase family protein has translation MTLTTTPAATGSMTHDEVEQFRDRFVARLSQTVPGRKEIVVADATGCIVTTADGTSYLDMTSGIGVANVGHCHPTVTAAIVEQATRYAHVNVYGRFVVPEQVEIVERLTSVAGEGIDMAYLTSSGAESTECALKLARKSTGRPKFVAFERAYHGRTLGALSVSWREEWRTPFEPLLEEVTFVPYDDLEAAAAAIDDRTAAVIVEPIQGEGGIRVPSDDFLPGLRALCDAAGSLLIVDEVQGGMGRSGQWFAHQNWDVRPDIITMAKALGGGLPLGAVLASSELFETFVSPPLSHLTTMGGNPVACAAGIAAFDVLADGVLEHTRVAGDHLRDGLGALRERFPELLVDVRGKGLWCAIELSRDAQPIVNRLQDLGVLVGSVLNQAGTVRIMPPLVITLEQIDAFLESLGTVLGEVEGDV, from the coding sequence ATGACCCTCACCACCACGCCCGCAGCCACCGGCTCGATGACCCACGACGAGGTCGAGCAGTTCCGCGACCGCTTTGTCGCCCGCCTGTCCCAGACTGTGCCCGGGCGCAAGGAGATCGTCGTGGCCGACGCCACGGGCTGCATCGTCACCACCGCCGACGGCACGAGCTACCTCGACATGACCTCGGGCATCGGCGTGGCCAACGTCGGCCACTGCCACCCCACGGTCACCGCCGCGATCGTCGAGCAGGCCACCCGGTACGCGCACGTCAACGTGTACGGCCGGTTCGTCGTGCCCGAACAGGTCGAGATCGTCGAGCGCCTGACCTCGGTGGCGGGTGAGGGCATCGACATGGCCTACCTCACCTCGTCGGGCGCCGAGTCCACCGAGTGCGCGCTCAAGCTCGCCCGCAAGTCCACCGGCCGGCCCAAGTTCGTCGCCTTCGAGCGCGCCTACCACGGCCGCACCCTGGGGGCGCTGTCCGTGAGCTGGCGTGAGGAGTGGCGCACGCCGTTCGAGCCACTCCTCGAGGAGGTCACGTTCGTCCCCTACGACGACCTGGAGGCCGCGGCCGCCGCGATCGACGACCGCACCGCCGCGGTGATCGTCGAACCGATCCAGGGCGAGGGCGGCATCCGTGTGCCGTCCGACGACTTCCTGCCCGGCCTGCGCGCACTCTGCGACGCGGCCGGCTCGCTCCTCATCGTGGACGAGGTGCAGGGCGGGATGGGCCGCTCCGGTCAGTGGTTCGCCCACCAGAACTGGGACGTGCGGCCCGACATCATCACCATGGCCAAGGCCCTCGGCGGCGGACTGCCGCTCGGCGCGGTCCTGGCGTCATCGGAGTTGTTCGAGACCTTCGTGAGCCCGCCGCTGTCCCACCTCACCACCATGGGCGGCAACCCGGTGGCGTGCGCCGCCGGCATCGCGGCGTTCGACGTGCTGGCGGACGGCGTCCTCGAGCACACCCGGGTCGCCGGCGACCACCTGCGCGACGGTCTCGGCGCCCTCCGCGAACGCTTCCCCGAGCTGCTCGTCGACGTCCGCGGGAAGGGTCTGTGGTGCGCCATCGAGCTCTCCCGCGACGCCCAGCCGATCGTCAACCGACTCCAGGACCTCGGCGTGCTCGTCGGGTCCGTGCTCAACCAGGCCGGGACCGTGCGGATCATGCCGCCGCTGGTCATCACGCTCGAGCAGATCGATGCCTTCCTCGAGTCGCTCGGCACCGTGCTCGGCGAGGTCGAGGGCGATGTCTGA